In Lachnospiraceae bacterium, one DNA window encodes the following:
- a CDS encoding rubredoxin codes for MKKYECEPCGYIYDPAVGDPDGGIAPGTAFEDIPDDWVCPICGMGKEVFVPVEE; via the coding sequence ATGAAAAAATATGAATGTGAACCATGTGGATATATTTACGATCCTGCAGTAGGAGATCCGGACGGAGGTATCGCTCCTGGAACTGCTTTCGAAGATATTCCTGATGACTGGGTATGCCCTATCTGCGGAATGGGAAAAGAAGTTTTTGTACCGGTAGAAGAGTAA
- a CDS encoding D-2-hydroxyacid dehydrogenase — protein sequence MDHKTVVFNEAKMNFDGNLDFSVLSPEVVTYSDTTPDQFLERAADAEILVTKEMPVSREQILALPDSVKLICEAGTGYNNLDLDAAREKGITVCNIPAYSSERVAHTAIMMILNLSSTMQTQMAMLAKENHDNFTKNLQVPHVEVNGKTLGIIGAGNIGRTVMKIAKALDMNILVYTRTPKDDEENVHYADLETVLKNSDYISLHCPLTPATRHLINADTLALMKPTAFLINTSRGALIDEQALIRALKDHKIAGAGLDVQETEPPVKDSPLYTLDNVILTPHMGWKGLETRQRLLSILTGNIDGFINGNPVNVVS from the coding sequence ATGGATCACAAGACTGTTGTTTTTAACGAAGCAAAAATGAACTTTGACGGAAACCTTGACTTTTCCGTCCTTTCCCCAGAAGTTGTCACCTACAGCGATACCACGCCAGATCAGTTTTTAGAACGTGCAGCAGACGCAGAGATCCTTGTCACTAAGGAAATGCCTGTAAGCAGAGAACAGATCCTGGCACTGCCAGACAGTGTAAAGCTGATCTGCGAAGCGGGAACCGGTTATAACAACCTGGATCTGGATGCTGCACGGGAAAAAGGCATCACCGTATGTAATATCCCGGCTTACAGCTCTGAACGTGTGGCTCACACTGCCATTATGATGATCTTGAATTTAAGCTCCACCATGCAGACCCAGATGGCTATGCTGGCAAAGGAAAACCACGATAATTTTACAAAAAATCTCCAGGTTCCTCATGTGGAGGTAAACGGAAAAACCCTGGGTATCATCGGCGCCGGAAATATTGGACGCACTGTTATGAAAATTGCAAAAGCATTAGATATGAATATTCTCGTGTATACAAGAACCCCAAAAGATGATGAGGAAAATGTACATTATGCAGACCTGGAAACTGTACTGAAAAACAGCGATTATATTTCCCTTCACTGCCCGCTGACACCTGCTACCAGACACCTGATCAATGCTGATACTCTGGCGCTGATGAAACCAACTGCCTTCCTGATCAACACCTCCAGAGGTGCCCTCATTGATGAACAGGCACTGATACGGGCATTAAAAGATCATAAGATCGCAGGAGCCGGACTGGACGTACAGGAAACAGAACCCCCTGTTAAAGACAGTCCATTATACACACTGGATAATGTGATCTTAACCCCACACATGGGCTGGAAGGGCCTGGAGACACGTCAGAGACTTCTTAGTATCTTAACGGGAAATATTGACGGTTTTATTAATGGAAATCCGGTAAATGTTGTTTCATAA
- a CDS encoding AraC family transcriptional regulator — MIDQAGILMAQGLGIASERIQGVNDNMSQSHYHEYYEIYYLEAGERFHMVEDQLYKMEAGEFMIFPPYVMHHSYGEENIPFKRLLLYFKPEEILWPSVRDALKEESGIYRTDIKKRQEIHRVMEDILKEQKDPGAFHEEYDRGMLNVLLLLIAREKRPEKAPGKSSRIGEVIRYIHSHYQEDISLEMLAQMFYVSPYYLCREFKKSTNSTIVRYINVTRIMNAQRKFMETSKNITDISRETGFSNLTHFNRVFKSVTGMSPSQYRRQFVNKPITS; from the coding sequence ATGATCGATCAGGCGGGGATCCTGATGGCCCAGGGACTTGGAATAGCCAGTGAACGGATACAGGGTGTAAATGATAATATGTCCCAGTCACATTACCACGAATATTATGAGATCTATTATCTGGAAGCAGGGGAACGTTTTCATATGGTGGAAGATCAGCTTTATAAAATGGAGGCAGGGGAATTTATGATATTCCCGCCTTATGTAATGCATCATTCCTATGGAGAAGAAAATATACCGTTTAAAAGACTGCTATTGTATTTTAAGCCGGAGGAGATCCTGTGGCCATCTGTACGTGATGCATTAAAGGAAGAAAGCGGTATCTACAGGACAGATATAAAGAAACGTCAGGAAATCCACCGGGTCATGGAAGATATTTTAAAAGAACAGAAAGATCCTGGAGCTTTTCATGAAGAGTATGACCGGGGAATGTTAAATGTGCTTTTGCTGCTGATCGCAAGGGAAAAACGGCCGGAAAAGGCTCCTGGAAAGAGCAGCCGGATCGGAGAAGTGATACGTTATATCCATAGCCATTACCAGGAAGATATCAGTCTTGAAATGCTGGCACAGATGTTTTATGTCAGCCCTTATTACCTGTGCCGTGAATTTAAAAAAAGTACAAATAGTACAATTGTACGTTATATTAATGTTACACGTATTATGAATGCACAGCGGAAATTTATGGAGACCAGTAAAAATATCACAGATATAAGCAGAGAAACTGGATTTTCCAATCTGACTCATTTTAACAGGGTATTTAAGTCAGTGACTGGTATGAGCCCCTCCCAATATCGCAGACAGTTTGTAAATAAACCCATAACATCATAA
- a CDS encoding DUF4968 domain-containing protein: MKICMNATTVTQKENYFSVATNCTEIRIFFLTDHIIRIRAGFDGDFAEESYSLVTTAWEDRMDTFLKDYRKRIQTADAILEDGADQAVIQGKELKVVVEKDPFRICVYDKEGTMIHADIVDLAYREDSNHRRIHTSQIEADDCFYGFGEKSGELNKAQKYMVLSPGDSMGYDPKETDSLYKHIPFYIKLNQTTKKAVGYFYHSTWECDFNMGREKRNYWHRYSSYSTNGGDIDLFLIEGPAMRQVVERYTDLTGKSAMLPKYALGYLGSSMYYPELDADCDDAIEEFIDTTKEEDIPVDGFQLSSGYCAIETEQGIKRCVFTWNKKRFKDPKDFFAQMKKRGVCVSPNVKPGILLIHPKLEEMKAKGMFVKASETEEPGIGTWWGGKGMFVDFTSQKTRDNWKEMLKENVLDYGTSSVWNDNCEYDSMVDKDCRCSFEGKGGTIGQLKSVMSNIMCQITNEAVHETFDNTRPYVVCRSGHAGIQRYAQTWAGDNLTCWDSLKYNIATILGMGLSGVANQGCDIGGFYGVSPEAELLVRWIQNGIFQPRFSIHSTNIDNTVTEPWMYSNCTEYIRTAIKFRYRLFPYLYSLMERAHETGLPIMEAMCSAFQNDPKCYEEGVDFMFGDSLLVANVVEKGAKTRKVYLPEGNTFYDFYTRTPYSGGQTIELPVDFGSIPLFVKGGAIIPMASNQMKNLMTEQPSGISILCSPDCDGSFTLYEDDGVSMDYEKGCYLKTFISMTAGERTVLTFKQEGSYVTSVETMALDMIHREKAPYWVTVDGKEIPHFLHRRKFEEAECGWYYSQTLKSVQVKYLNPKKDHQVVVSFEQFDLIGM, encoded by the coding sequence ATGAAAATATGCATGAATGCGACAACCGTAACCCAGAAAGAAAATTATTTTTCTGTTGCTACAAACTGCACAGAAATCCGTATCTTCTTTCTTACCGATCACATCATCCGTATCAGAGCCGGATTTGACGGGGATTTTGCAGAAGAATCCTACAGTCTTGTTACTACCGCCTGGGAAGACAGAATGGATACATTCTTAAAAGATTACAGAAAGAGGATCCAGACTGCCGATGCAATTTTAGAAGATGGAGCAGATCAGGCAGTGATCCAGGGAAAAGAACTGAAGGTAGTAGTTGAAAAAGATCCTTTCCGCATCTGTGTATACGATAAAGAAGGAACTATGATCCATGCAGATATCGTGGACCTTGCTTACCGTGAAGACAGCAACCACCGCCGTATCCACACCAGCCAGATTGAAGCCGATGACTGCTTCTATGGTTTTGGTGAAAAAAGCGGTGAATTAAATAAAGCGCAGAAATACATGGTTTTAAGCCCCGGGGATTCCATGGGATATGATCCAAAAGAAACAGATTCTCTTTATAAACACATTCCTTTTTATATCAAATTAAACCAGACTACTAAAAAAGCAGTTGGATATTTTTATCACAGTACCTGGGAATGTGATTTTAATATGGGCCGTGAAAAGCGCAACTACTGGCACCGCTACAGCAGCTATTCTACAAATGGCGGAGATATCGACCTTTTCCTTATTGAAGGACCTGCTATGCGCCAGGTTGTAGAACGTTATACAGATCTGACCGGAAAGTCTGCCATGCTTCCCAAATATGCTTTAGGATATCTTGGATCTTCCATGTATTATCCTGAACTGGATGCAGACTGTGATGATGCCATTGAAGAATTTATCGATACTACTAAAGAAGAAGATATCCCTGTAGATGGTTTCCAGCTCTCTTCCGGCTACTGTGCCATTGAAACTGAACAGGGCATCAAGCGTTGTGTATTTACATGGAATAAAAAACGTTTTAAAGATCCAAAAGACTTTTTTGCCCAGATGAAAAAGAGAGGCGTCTGCGTTTCACCAAACGTAAAACCTGGTATTCTCCTGATCCATCCAAAGCTGGAAGAAATGAAGGCAAAAGGAATGTTTGTTAAAGCCAGCGAAACAGAAGAACCTGGTATTGGAACCTGGTGGGGCGGCAAGGGTATGTTTGTAGATTTTACCAGCCAGAAAACCAGAGATAACTGGAAGGAAATGTTAAAGGAAAATGTCCTTGACTACGGTACCAGCTCTGTCTGGAACGATAACTGTGAATATGATAGCATGGTTGACAAGGACTGCCGCTGCTCTTTTGAAGGAAAAGGCGGTACCATTGGACAGTTAAAATCTGTTATGTCCAATATTATGTGCCAGATCACCAATGAAGCAGTTCATGAAACCTTTGATAATACCCGTCCTTACGTAGTATGCCGTTCCGGTCATGCAGGTATCCAGCGTTATGCGCAGACCTGGGCAGGTGACAATTTAACCTGCTGGGATTCTTTGAAATATAATATTGCTACCATCCTTGGTATGGGCTTATCCGGCGTTGCAAACCAGGGATGCGACATTGGCGGCTTCTATGGAGTTTCCCCGGAAGCTGAGCTGTTAGTCAGATGGATCCAGAATGGTATTTTCCAGCCTCGTTTCTCTATCCATTCTACCAATATTGACAATACAGTCACCGAACCATGGATGTACAGCAACTGTACGGAATATATCAGAACTGCTATTAAATTCCGCTACCGCCTGTTCCCTTATCTGTATTCCTTAATGGAACGTGCACATGAAACCGGACTTCCTATTATGGAGGCAATGTGCAGTGCGTTCCAGAATGACCCTAAATGTTACGAGGAAGGCGTAGACTTTATGTTTGGTGATTCCCTGCTGGTAGCAAATGTAGTAGAAAAAGGCGCAAAAACCCGCAAGGTTTATCTGCCGGAAGGAAATACCTTCTATGATTTTTATACAAGAACTCCATATAGCGGCGGACAGACCATTGAACTTCCTGTAGATTTTGGAAGTATCCCTCTGTTTGTAAAAGGCGGCGCCATCATTCCTATGGCTTCCAACCAGATGAAGAATCTTATGACTGAGCAGCCTTCAGGAATTTCCATTCTCTGCTCTCCTGACTGCGATGGTTCCTTTACCTTATATGAAGATGACGGTGTTTCTATGGATTATGAAAAGGGCTGTTACTTAAAGACTTTTATTTCCATGACTGCTGGGGAGCGCACCGTTCTCACCTTTAAACAGGAAGGTTCCTATGTTACTTCTGTAGAAACTATGGCTTTAGATATGATCCACCGCGAAAAAGCCCCATACTGGGTAACTGTAGATGGAAAAGAAATCCCTCATTTCCTTCACAGAAGAAAATTTGAAGAGGCTGAATGCGGCTGGTATTACAGCCAGACTTTAAAATCCGTACAGGTAAAATACCTGAATCCTAAAAAGGATCATCAGGTTGTAGTTTCCTTTGAACAGTTTGACCTGATCGGCATGTAA
- a CDS encoding TRAP transporter substrate-binding protein: MKKLAAIAAAVGLALFSLTGCAQSGVKTSAEATPENPMVLTLAHGLSETHTVHIAMTEFAEKVKERTDGRIQIQIFPNGQLGSENENMEQLMSGVISMTKVSAPGLATYNESYHAFGLPYIFDSTEDFYHVMDSSQMHDFFLSSENDGFVTLTYYTSGARSFYTKNKAIRKPEDLKGLKIRVQDMKSQTDMMKALGGIPVAMSYGDVYTSLQTGIIDGTENNETALTTGKHGEICKVYSTDQHAMIPDVMVMSSKVWKNISPEDQQIILEAARESTESHKIAWDSAIQQAIEEAKTTMGVEFVNDVDKEAFREATSGMIDDYCAQYPGVKKLLDIIDSVE; the protein is encoded by the coding sequence ATGAAAAAATTGGCAGCAATTGCAGCCGCTGTAGGACTGGCCCTGTTCAGTCTTACAGGCTGCGCTCAAAGCGGAGTAAAAACCAGTGCAGAAGCTACACCGGAAAACCCGATGGTGCTTACACTTGCCCACGGCCTTAGCGAAACCCATACAGTCCATATTGCAATGACAGAGTTTGCTGAGAAAGTAAAAGAACGCACCGATGGAAGGATACAGATCCAGATCTTCCCAAATGGCCAGTTAGGATCTGAAAATGAAAACATGGAACAGCTGATGTCCGGTGTTATCTCCATGACAAAGGTGTCTGCTCCTGGTCTTGCAACTTATAATGAATCCTACCACGCATTCGGACTTCCTTATATTTTTGACAGCACAGAAGATTTTTATCATGTCATGGATTCCAGCCAGATGCATGATTTCTTCCTTTCTTCCGAAAATGACGGCTTTGTAACACTGACTTATTATACTTCCGGAGCACGCTCCTTCTATACGAAAAATAAAGCCATCCGTAAGCCGGAGGATCTGAAGGGATTAAAAATCCGTGTCCAAGATATGAAATCCCAGACAGACATGATGAAGGCTCTTGGAGGCATCCCGGTAGCTATGTCTTATGGTGATGTTTATACTTCTTTACAGACCGGTATTATCGATGGAACTGAAAATAATGAAACTGCCCTTACTACCGGTAAACACGGTGAGATCTGCAAGGTATACTCCACTGACCAGCATGCCATGATCCCTGATGTTATGGTCATGAGTTCCAAGGTATGGAAAAACATCAGCCCTGAGGATCAGCAGATCATTCTTGAAGCAGCCCGTGAATCCACAGAAAGCCATAAAATTGCCTGGGACAGTGCGATCCAGCAGGCGATCGAAGAAGCTAAAACTACAATGGGTGTTGAATTTGTCAATGATGTAGACAAAGAAGCCTTCCGTGAAGCTACAAGCGGTATGATCGACGATTACTGTGCGCAGTATCCAGGTGTTAAAAAGCTTCTTGATATTATTGATTCTGTAGAATAA
- a CDS encoding TRAP transporter small permease: MKEFLSLIKKWMTRLLAGIATVLLSIMTLLVLYQVFTRYILNSPAAFTEELVRYFLIWTSFIGAAYAFITREHMCLILVRDSLSPSGKRILMTLIDILILIFSIFVITIGGFKLALSAQKVFSALLGIPRSLVYAMAPISGLFIILAQIINIYEDVTGTAIDIEGGNES; encoded by the coding sequence ATGAAAGAATTTTTATCGCTGATCAAAAAATGGATGACCCGCCTGTTAGCCGGTATTGCTACTGTCCTTTTATCCATTATGACACTGCTGGTATTATATCAGGTATTTACAAGATATATTTTAAATAGCCCGGCTGCATTTACAGAAGAACTTGTCCGTTATTTCCTGATCTGGACCAGCTTTATCGGTGCTGCCTATGCTTTCATTACAAGAGAGCATATGTGTCTGATACTGGTTCGTGACAGCTTAAGTCCTTCCGGAAAACGGATTTTAATGACTCTTATTGATATCTTGATCCTGATCTTTTCTATTTTTGTTATTACCATCGGTGGCTTTAAGCTGGCTTTAAGTGCACAGAAGGTATTTTCTGCACTTCTTGGTATCCCAAGAAGCCTGGTATATGCTATGGCTCCTATATCAGGATTATTTATCATTCTGGCTCAGATTATTAATATTTATGAAGATGTAACCGGAACTGCCATTGATATTGAAGGAGGAAATGAATCATGA